The genomic stretch TGAATCAGTTCCTGATCAGCAGGTGTGAGTTCCCGGTTATAGCCTTGCGTATTGCTTACCAATGCAACTGAATCAACGATGCTGAATGTTTTGTAGGTTGAAAACTGAGCCGTAGTATCATAATTCGTGATATACAACCGGGTTTCATCTAGGGTAAGATTATTCATCGGGTCTTTCTGACAGCCTGCCCATAGGCCCGTCAAACCTGCAATGGCCAGTACGACCAAGCCAGGCATTTTTAAAATTTTGTGTTTCATATGGAATAGATTTTAGGTGAAACAATCAAGTTATTTATTATCAAATTTTATACTTGTTTGTAGGAATTTTTCAATGCCTTAAATCAAAATTGTGTTAAATATGTATTTGCTGCTTGGCTATTTTTCTTGCATTCATTTTTCATGAAAAAGCTGTATATATGTAGTTTTGTGCGCCCGATATCAGACGTTCAGAGAAGCATAAACGTTGCAAATGATTTAAAATAATTATAAACATTTATGAAAAACAATCCTTACATCGGTATATTTTTTTCCTTGCTTGTCATTATCTCTGTATTCATGCCATGGGTTTATGTGGCTTCTGCAGGAGGAATGCTGACGGCTATGGACACTGGCACAAGCAATTTAGGCAAACCGGGAATTTTGTTTCTTTTCTTTGCTTTATGGATTATCATCAATATGGTTATTAACCGGTTGTGGAGCAAACGTGTGAACCTGGTGCTGGGTGCGTTGCTTATAGCATGGATGGTGAGAAACTATATTTTATTCACCCATTGCGAAGATGGTATTTGTCCGGATAAGCGATGGGGTCTTTATCTGAATGTGGTGGCCTGCATGGGCAGCTTTTTGTCGATTTTGTTTCCGCCTGACGATTCGCATGTGGCCAAACGTCATTGACTATTCAAATTACACCGTGAAAGATATGGCCTGCCAGTGAACTAGCACCCGAAACGAAAAACAACAGCAAGCTCCATCTCAGTACAAGATCGGTGGCTGCACGCATTTGCAGGATGAGGCATAGCAAAAAAGATAAAGCTATCGACAGCCAGGCAGCAAGGGAGGGCGGGGCAATCCAGTAACAACCGACAATCAGTGCACTTCCCGCCAGGCATGCACATAGGGTATAAAAGGCTTCTTTACGCGCAAGCTGATGCAATAGCTTGTTGTCAGATATAGCGGGCGCATGTTGAAAAAATTCTTTTTCTTCCTCCCATTGCTGGTTTACCATATCCCGACTGAGATATTCGGGCAAACCCAAATCGGTCAGATATTGTATGGCCTGCTGCAATTGTGATTCACTGAGCGGAGGCTGGGGGCGATACCATTGTACAAAGCTGCTGTAGCTGCTGATAGCCATCAAAACAGCAAAACACACACCTTCTATCAGGCCAGCCATACGGATGACAGATGGGGATGGATGGGCAGCTACGAGAAAAATCAACAGGGCAACCGTCAGGCACATGGCTTCAAAAAAAGCCATTCCTGCATGTGTATCGGAAAAAAATGCATGTAAATGCTCCGGCAGCAATTGGGTTGGCAACCGTTTCATTGGAATGAATAGCTAATCCAAAGAAATCTGTTCGAATGCTTTCAGGCTGTCTTCAATGATAGCCACACATTCGTCAATTTGTTCCCTGGTAATAATAAGCGGAGGTGCTAGCCTGATGCGGTCGCCATGGGTGGGCTTGGCCAACAAGCCTCGGTCGCGCATGAGCAGGCATAGCTGCCAGGCCGCATCGGGATGAGGATGATGGACAACGATGGCGTTGAGAAGTCCTTTACCCCGGACCGTGCGGATATAGGGCGAATTGAGTGCCTGTAGTTTTTCCCGGAAGTAGGCGCCCGTCTGGTCGGCCTTTTGAGGCAGTTCTTCATCTAGGATAATTTGCACGGCTTCCCTGGCAATGCGGCTTGCCAATGGATTTCCTCCGAATGTGGAACCATGTTCTCCGGGACGGATGGTGAGCATCACCTCGTCGTCGGCCAGCACGGCCGAGATGGGCATCATACCGCCCGATAAGGCTTTACCCAGAATCAATATATCGGGCTTCACCTGTTCATGATCACAGCATAGCATCTTTCCTGTGCGGCCCAGGCCGGTCTGGATTTCATCGGCAATGAACAATACCCGATGCGCTTCGCAAAGGGCTTTTGCCCCGGATAAATAACCCGTATCAGGCACAATCACGCCGGCCTCGCCCTGAACAGGCTCCACCAGAAAAGCTGCTACATGCGGATCTTCGAGTGCTTTTTCGAGAGCAGCCAGATCATTGTAGGGAATTATCACATAACCGGGCATGTAGGGACCAAATCCCTGTTTGGCCTGTGGATCGGTGCTGAATGAAATCACATTTAGTGTACGGCCGTGAAAATTATTTTCACACACCACGATTTTGGCTTTGCCATCGGGGATGCCCTTCACTTCATAGGCCCATCTGCGCGCCAGCTTCAGGGCTGTTTCTACGGCTTCCACTCCTGTATTCATCGGCAATACCTTATCATAGCCAAAAAGCTGTGACAGGAACTGCTCAAATACGCCGAGCTGATCATTGTAAAATGCTCTGGATGTGAGGGTGAGTTTCTGGGCCTGATCTATCAGTACATGTACCAGGCGTGGATGGCAATGCCCCTGATTCAGAGCGGAATAGCCGGAGAGAAAATCATAATATCTTTTGCCATCCACATCCCACACATACACGCCCTGACCGCGGGAGAGCACTACAGGCAACGGATGATAATTATGTGCCCCGTATTGTTCTTCCAGTTCAATGAAGTAATCTGCCAGCTGGCTGGTGGAGTGAACATCAATCATAATGAACAAAAATACGGATTTTCAGCGGTGCCTGCATGGAGAAGCATATCCCCAACCGTAAAAAAGCCCTGCATGTAGCTGCAGGGCTTGAGTATCACAATGCTGAAATTTTTTTATTTGGCTTTTGAAGCTGGCTTAACCTTCAACAAATCGATATCAAAGGCCAGGATTTCATTGGGCTCGATTACCGGGGGCTGCCCTGCAGGTCCGTATCCAAGTCCGGAAGGAATATAAATAGTGGCTTTGGTACCTTCTTTCATTTGCATGATAGCTTCATCCATGCCCTTTAGCACCTGTCCCTGTCCGATAGTGAAGATAAAAGGTTCCAGCGGATGGTGCACAATCTGGAAGGAAGTATCCACATTTGAGTCAAAGGGTTTGCCGTCCAGGCTGCGGCCTGTATAGTTGATCTGCACCTGGTCGCCGGCCTGCGGAACCGGCCCCATGCCTTCCTGATGCACCACGATGTACACGCCACCCGGGGTTTTGGAAGCTGTGAGATGATTTTTATTCAGATAATCTTCGATGATTTTTTCATCTTTTTCCAGCTGAGCGGCATGTTCTTTCTGCAGATCTTCCTGCATTTGCTGGAAGTTTTGAACAGCCAGCAGCTTCACGGCGATCTTCAGGTTATCTCCTTTTTTGATATAGGGGAAACGGCTGATATCGGGTATCACTGAATCGGCAGGGATTAAAAATATGGCGCTATCGCCCGGAGAAAGCAATGCCAGGGCTTCCATGATATCAAAGCGGCCTTGTGGCTTTTGCAGTTGAACGCGTGTAGGTCCACCCATCTTGTGGGTATCCATCAGCACCGTATCACCAACGGAGGTGGTGATCTGCAGTTTCAGGTAATCGCCCACCTGCGGTTTCGGACCATTGTGTTTTTCAATGATCTTGTAGGAGATACCACCCGGTGTTTTTTGATAACCGGCCGACTGGCAGGCAGCAAGGCCTGTTCCGAGTACCATGCAAACAATGCCTATCCGCATGGATTGCAACAATGGCAAATGAGTGAATTTGTGCATTTTATTGTTTAGCATAAACATAAATATTTCCGTGAGTCAGGTATTTAAACACTGCCACATCTGCAAATCTCCGGCATTGCACATACGGCCTTACAGAGGTGGTTTCAAAATGAAGCGTGCAAGTTAGAGGTTTTTTTGAGGTTTCAAAACAATCACGGATTTTTTAACGGTTTTTCCAATAATGCTTTGTTTTCCTCCAATGCTTTTTTAAATCGCGCAACCGTGGCCTCGAGGCTATCTGTGGAGCGGCCTCCGGCTGCATTCAAATGTCCGCCGCCGTTAAAATATTTTCTGGCAAATTCATTGACGTCAAAATCACCTTTGGAACGCAGGGAAATCCGGATTTCCTGATGATTCTCCACCATCAGTGCCGAAAGTTTGATGCCCTGGATGGATAATGGATAATTGACCAGCCCTTCCGTATCACCGCTGCTCAGGTTGAATTTGCGCACATCACTTGCAGGAACAGTAATCAAAGCTGCATTGTATTCGTAAAATACTTCCATGCGGTTGGAGAGCACATATCCTAGAAAACGCAGCCGATTTTCCAGAAAATTATCATAAATCGCCTGATGAATGGGTTCATGCCTCAGGCCATGTTCCATGAGATCGGCCACCATCCGGTGTACGCGGGCAGAAGTGGCTGCAAACCGGAATGATCCGGTATCGGTCATCGTACCGGCATAAATGCATTGGGCAATTTCATTATTGATCAACGATTTGTCGCCCCAGCCAATGATCACTTCATAAACCAGCTCTGCCGTTGAACTGGCCTGCACATCACTAAGTCCGTATTCAAATACGGGTTCGGGTTGCAGATGATGATCAATAATTACCTTGATGCCGGCAGATTGGGCCAATGCTGCATCAGCCGGCCTTGCCCGATGAAATGCATTGAAATCCATGCAAAAAATGATTTCGGCTTTTTGCAGGGCTTCGGTAGCTTTTTCGGGATGCAATTCATAGATGATCACTTCTTTGGCTCCCGGCATCCATTTCAGGAAATCAGGATACAAGGTAGGGGAAACTACGGCTACCTGATGATGTTTGAGCTGAAAATAATGAAACAATGCCAGCGAGGAACCCATGGCGTCTGCATCAGGTTTCTGATGCATGATAATTGCAATTTGTCGTGGCCGGGAGAGTAGCGGCAATAATTCCAGAATCGGTTTCATCTTCGTTCCAGGCAAGGTGCGAAGTTCACCATAAATTACGGAAAAGCAAAATTTCTGCTAAGCCAAAAACTGCCTTAGCTTTGCGCTCCAAAATGACGATATGGGCAAGCAGACATTTACCATGATTAAACCCGATGCTTTTGCAAAAGGTTATACAGGAGCTATTTTGGCAAAGATTCAGGAAGCAGGTTTCCGGATTGTGGCATTAAAGCTTACTCGCCTTACGGCTGAAAAAGCGGCTGCATTCTATGCTGTTCATCGGGAACGTCCCTTTTATCAGAGCCTGGTTGAGTTTATGAGCAGCGGGCCGGTTGTAGCTGCTATTCTGGAAAAAGACAATGCAGTAGAGGATTTTCGTAAGCTTATCGGGGCCACCGATCCTGCCAAAGCAGAAGAAGGTACTATCCGCAAGCTATATGCAGAATCGGTGGAACGCAATGCTATTCATGGTTCCGACTCCGATGAAAATGCCCGCATCGAAAGTGATTTCTTTTTTTCTGCCCTGGAAAGAGTGTAAATAAAAAGCGGTAGAGAAACGGAAATCAAAGCCCGGAGCTACTTTCCGGATATTCATCATCAGTCAGCAGCTTCGTTTTCCATCTGGCATCAGGCAGCCGGCATGTGTTGTATTGGCCAAACCACCTGTATCTGTGGCGGCTGATGAAGCGATATACGGCATCACGTATCCGGCGGGGAATCAGAAATGCGATGCAAAGCAATGGCCAACCCTTGCAAAGATGCCTGCAGATGTGCAGGATAGCTGAACTATACACATACCATTTGCCTGCAGCCCAGAGCAAAATGGAGGGCTCCGTATCACCGGGTAGCGGGTGCAGGGCAATAAAACGAGCAGCAAAGGCCGATTGTAGCGGGCAGATCCGAAACCTGTCCCTGCAATCGGCCTTCAGTACTATCTGCATGGCACGCGAACAAAGCACACATATGCCGTCATAGAAAATAATAAAATGGCCTGTGGGAGGCGATTTCATTGTTCATTGCTTTTCCACAATTTTCAGATAGAGTTGTTCACGCAGCTCTTCGAGGGTAACATTCTGATAGAGTTTACCTGCTTTTGCATAGGAAATCGTTCCGCGTTCTTCTGATACCACAATGGCCAGTGCATCGCTGTGTTCGGTAGCACCTACGGCTGAACGGTGGCGCAACCCGATGCGTGGAGGCAGGTCAGGATTTTCGGATACAGGCAATACTACTTTTGCTGCTACAATGCGGTTATTGGCTATAATTACGGCTCCGTCGTGCAACGGACTTCCTTTTTTGAAAATGCTTTCCAGCAGGCGAGCCGACACATGGCCGTCAATAGGCACACCGGTAGTAGTATCAAAACGGAGTTTATAGGTATTGGTAATCACAATCAAAGCTCCTGTATAGGAATTGGCCATGTTTTCCACAGCAGAGAGAATATATTGAATGACATGTTCTTCTTCATCTGTTTCTTTTAATCTTCTGAAAAACTGCCAGGGAAATTTCTTTAAAAATCCATCCTGCGCAAAAGGTGTGTTTTTTCCGATCATCAGCAGAAACCTTCTGATTTCAGGCTGGAAAATGATGATCAATGCGATGACACCCACACTCAGCAAACTCTGGAAAATATCCGTGAGCAAGGGCATCTGGAGATATCTTACCAGAAGGAAGGAGAGATAAACCACGATAAGCCCCAGCAAAATATAGAACGCAAGACTGCCCCTAAGCAAGCGATACAATTCATACACAAGAAAAATCACAATGAGTACATCCAGGATGTTTAGAATCCTCAGCTGTTCTCCAAACAGGTGGATAGACCAGTTCATCAAATCCTTTATTTGCGAATGTAGGAAATTCTGTTCAGCATTCGTGATAATAGCTCCAGAGGCGGATTACCTCATTGGCTTCACGCACATCGTGCACCCGCAGGATGCTGGCGCCCTGTTCCAGTGCCAGCATGTGCAAAGCCGTTGTGCCATTCAGTGCCTGTTCAGGTGTGGTTTCCAGCAGCCGGTAAATCATGGATTTTCTGGAAATCCCTACCAGCAGGGGCAAGTCCATTACATGAAATACATGCAAATGGCGCAGCAGGGTATAATTATGTTGAAGATTCTTTCCGAAACCAAAACCCGGATCAATAATAAGATCGTGAATACCAGCCTGCCGGCAAATAGCCACTTTTTCAATAAAAAATGTCGTGATTTCTTTCACCACATCCTCATAATGGGGGTTTAATTGCATCGTAGCGGGTGTGCCCTGCATGTGCATAATCACATAGGGTACTCCCAGGGTAGCAACAGTTGCAATCATATTCTGATCCATGTTGCCAGCACTGATATCGTTTATTATTTCTGCGCCGGCATCAACGGCTCTGCGTGCTACGGATGCATAATAGGTGTCCACAGAAAGATAAGCCTCCGGAAAATGTTTTTTCAATGCTGCTATGGCGGGTTGCAGCCGCTGCCATTCTTCGTCAGCGGAAATAGAATGAGCGCCGGGACGGGTGCTTTGGGCGCCCAGGTCAAGCATGGTGGCGCCCTGCTGAAGCATGGTTTCAGCCGTATGCAGGATATCGTCAATTTGCATGTGGCGGCTGCCGGCATAAAATGAATCCTCCGTGATATTGATGATTCCCATAATCAATGGCTGATCCATAACCAGCAGCCTTCCTGCGCAGTTTAACGTTCGTATATTGTGGAAAGCTTTATTTTTGGGCATATAAGTATATTGTTAATTTTTTCCAGTTTAATTTCCTGCCTAACGGCAGGTGGGTTCGTCAGTTATTTCATTGTTATGTCTGAACAAATGCATACTTCCAGGCAATATGATCAGGTTATTGCTGAATGCCGAAAGGTGTATCTGGAAAAGATACAGCAATACGGAACTTCCTGGCGTGTATTACGTACCATTTCCATTGCCGATCAAATTTACATCAAAGCCTATCGTATTCGCACCATTCAGGAAAAACAACTGCAATTGGTACCTGAAAGTGTTGTGCAGGAGTGGATAGCTATGGTTAATTATGGTATCATAGCCCTGATTCAATTTAAACTGAAAAACGATGAACGGATAGACCTTCCAGCAGAAGAAGCACTGGCATACTATGATGCTGCAGTAAGTGAAACAAAAGATTTGATGTTGAAAAAAAATCATGATTACGGTGAAGCTTGGCGGGAAATGAGTCTGGAATCACTGGTGGATCTGATACTTACAAAATTGCTACGCATTAGGCAGATGGTCAGGAATCCGCAAACGGATGCGGAAGAACAGATGTATTCCAATTTTCAGGACATTATTAATTATGCCGTATTTGCTTTGATTAAACAAAGGGAAGAACATGAAACATAAACTTTTGTGGATAGCCCGTTTTCTGGTAGGTGTTACGTTTATTTTCTCCGGACTGGTAAAGGCCAATGATCCGCTTGGATTATCATACAAAATGCAGGAGTTTTTTGTGGCCCTGCATATGCCTTTCCTGAATCCGCTTTCCACTGTGTTAAGCATCATATTGATTCTTATTGAGACCATCTCGGGTGTAGCCATTCTGTTGGGATATCAGGCTCGCATTTTTGCCACTTTATTGCTGGGATTTATTGTATTGTTTACGTTTTTAACGGGTTATGCATGGTTTACCGGTAAGGTCCAGGAATGTGGTTGTTTTGGTGATTGCATTCCTATTAGCGATGCGGCCACTTTCTGGAAAGATGTGGTATTGTTGTGCCTCATTGTTTTTTTGTTTATTTATCGAAAAGAAATTCATCCGCTCTGGAAGCAAGTCAGTGGTCCCCTCACCTGGTTTGCAGCTTTATCGGTGATTGCTTTGCAATCGTATGTATTGCGGCATCTGCCTATCATTGATTGTTTACCCTATGCTGTGGGAAAAAATATTTTGCAGGAAATGCAGCCTCCGCCAGGTTCTGTACCTGATCAGTATGAAACCTTTCTGATTTACGAAAAAAATGGGGTGGAGAAAAAGTTTACGGAAAATGATTTTCCCTGGCAAGATACCAGCTGGCATTTTGTACGAAGAGAAACAAAGCTTGTGAAGAAGGGCAATGCCGTGCCACTGATTCAGGATTTTTCTTTAAAAACCATGCAGGGCGAGGATATCACCCAACAGGTTTTGCAGGATACCGTTCCTGTTTTTTTATTTGTGGTTAATCATCCATCAGATGCTCATACGGGGTGGGAACATGCCATGCATGCCTTACAGGCATT from Thermoflavifilum aggregans encodes the following:
- a CDS encoding DHH family phosphoesterase translates to MKPILELLPLLSRPRQIAIIMHQKPDADAMGSSLALFHYFQLKHHQVAVVSPTLYPDFLKWMPGAKEVIIYELHPEKATEALQKAEIIFCMDFNAFHRARPADAALAQSAGIKVIIDHHLQPEPVFEYGLSDVQASSTAELVYEVIIGWGDKSLINNEIAQCIYAGTMTDTGSFRFAATSARVHRMVADLMEHGLRHEPIHQAIYDNFLENRLRFLGYVLSNRMEVFYEYNAALITVPASDVRKFNLSSGDTEGLVNYPLSIQGIKLSALMVENHQEIRISLRSKGDFDVNEFARKYFNGGGHLNAAGGRSTDSLEATVARFKKALEENKALLEKPLKNP
- a CDS encoding DUF1599 domain-containing protein, whose translation is MSEQMHTSRQYDQVIAECRKVYLEKIQQYGTSWRVLRTISIADQIYIKAYRIRTIQEKQLQLVPESVVQEWIAMVNYGIIALIQFKLKNDERIDLPAEEALAYYDAAVSETKDLMLKKNHDYGEAWREMSLESLVDLILTKLLRIRQMVRNPQTDAEEQMYSNFQDIINYAVFALIKQREEHET
- the cdaA gene encoding diadenylate cyclase CdaA; protein product: MNWSIHLFGEQLRILNILDVLIVIFLVYELYRLLRGSLAFYILLGLIVVYLSFLLVRYLQMPLLTDIFQSLLSVGVIALIIIFQPEIRRFLLMIGKNTPFAQDGFLKKFPWQFFRRLKETDEEEHVIQYILSAVENMANSYTGALIVITNTYKLRFDTTTGVPIDGHVSARLLESIFKKGSPLHDGAVIIANNRIVAAKVVLPVSENPDLPPRIGLRHRSAVGATEHSDALAIVVSEERGTISYAKAGKLYQNVTLEELREQLYLKIVEKQ
- a CDS encoding FKBP-type peptidyl-prolyl cis-trans isomerase, which gives rise to MLNNKMHKFTHLPLLQSMRIGIVCMVLGTGLAACQSAGYQKTPGGISYKIIEKHNGPKPQVGDYLKLQITTSVGDTVLMDTHKMGGPTRVQLQKPQGRFDIMEALALLSPGDSAIFLIPADSVIPDISRFPYIKKGDNLKIAVKLLAVQNFQQMQEDLQKEHAAQLEKDEKIIEDYLNKNHLTASKTPGGVYIVVHQEGMGPVPQAGDQVQINYTGRSLDGKPFDSNVDTSFQIVHHPLEPFIFTIGQGQVLKGMDEAIMQMKEGTKATIYIPSGLGYGPAGQPPVIEPNEILAFDIDLLKVKPASKAK
- the rocD gene encoding ornithine--oxo-acid transaminase encodes the protein MIDVHSTSQLADYFIELEEQYGAHNYHPLPVVLSRGQGVYVWDVDGKRYYDFLSGYSALNQGHCHPRLVHVLIDQAQKLTLTSRAFYNDQLGVFEQFLSQLFGYDKVLPMNTGVEAVETALKLARRWAYEVKGIPDGKAKIVVCENNFHGRTLNVISFSTDPQAKQGFGPYMPGYVIIPYNDLAALEKALEDPHVAAFLVEPVQGEAGVIVPDTGYLSGAKALCEAHRVLFIADEIQTGLGRTGKMLCCDHEQVKPDILILGKALSGGMMPISAVLADDEVMLTIRPGEHGSTFGGNPLASRIAREAVQIILDEELPQKADQTGAYFREKLQALNSPYIRTVRGKGLLNAIVVHHPHPDAAWQLCLLMRDRGLLAKPTHGDRIRLAPPLIITREQIDECVAIIEDSLKAFEQISLD
- a CDS encoding BT_3928 family protein, yielding MKHKLLWIARFLVGVTFIFSGLVKANDPLGLSYKMQEFFVALHMPFLNPLSTVLSIILILIETISGVAILLGYQARIFATLLLGFIVLFTFLTGYAWFTGKVQECGCFGDCIPISDAATFWKDVVLLCLIVFLFIYRKEIHPLWKQVSGPLTWFAALSVIALQSYVLRHLPIIDCLPYAVGKNILQEMQPPPGSVPDQYETFLIYEKNGVEKKFTENDFPWQDTSWHFVRRETKLVKKGNAVPLIQDFSLKTMQGEDITQQVLQDTVPVFLFVVNHPSDAHTGWEHAMHALQAFAADHNMKLYGVTSSPHPDAFLEQHHIQFPFLIGDVTVLKTMARTDPCLIWLKQGTVRGKWSYLDIPDTTALRRIITE
- a CDS encoding thiol-disulfide oxidoreductase DCC family protein; the encoded protein is MKSPPTGHFIIFYDGICVLCSRAMQIVLKADCRDRFRICPLQSAFAARFIALHPLPGDTEPSILLWAAGKWYVYSSAILHICRHLCKGWPLLCIAFLIPRRIRDAVYRFISRHRYRWFGQYNTCRLPDARWKTKLLTDDEYPESSSGL
- the folP gene encoding dihydropteroate synthase, which gives rise to MPKNKAFHNIRTLNCAGRLLVMDQPLIMGIINITEDSFYAGSRHMQIDDILHTAETMLQQGATMLDLGAQSTRPGAHSISADEEWQRLQPAIAALKKHFPEAYLSVDTYYASVARRAVDAGAEIINDISAGNMDQNMIATVATLGVPYVIMHMQGTPATMQLNPHYEDVVKEITTFFIEKVAICRQAGIHDLIIDPGFGFGKNLQHNYTLLRHLHVFHVMDLPLLVGISRKSMIYRLLETTPEQALNGTTALHMLALEQGASILRVHDVREANEVIRLWSYYHEC
- a CDS encoding nucleoside-diphosphate kinase, which encodes MGKQTFTMIKPDAFAKGYTGAILAKIQEAGFRIVALKLTRLTAEKAAAFYAVHRERPFYQSLVEFMSSGPVVAAILEKDNAVEDFRKLIGATDPAKAEEGTIRKLYAESVERNAIHGSDSDENARIESDFFFSALERV